A genome region from Dreissena polymorpha isolate Duluth1 chromosome 16, UMN_Dpol_1.0, whole genome shotgun sequence includes the following:
- the LOC127862254 gene encoding uncharacterized protein LOC127862254, with protein sequence MSMLCVFTLCGILVGHATGQGRGTSRTGSSDYVPGELNRNDGRSSGSSDRAPSFASGFDSSSFDRQRPDSNGFGGPVYTNNDRNDGGMGGGFENRETLRGSPSFERGPIGGFGPDSGLGGGIGVGGSGGMGGGFEQRDTFRSGPSFDRGPIGGYGPDSGIGGGTGGGGGGGGIGGFGGPGSFGGAGSVGVMGPYSGSSQGIGGGLGGIGGFGGSGSMPGIGGATSVGGMGPFGGSGPGLGGGLGGEIGGFGGHGSMPGGDFGGMGGPGSVGGMGSFSSSGLGVGGGLGGGIGGHGAIPGGLGGMSGPGAFGGMGSYSSSGLGVGGGLGGGISGFGGHGALSGGLGGMGGPGSIGGMGPFSSSGLGVGGGFGGGSAGFGGHGAMSGGLGGMGGPGAIGGMGPFSSSGLGVGGGFGGGTAGFGGHGAMPGGLGGMGGIGAFGGMGPYSSSGVGFGGLGTMPGSGSMGGMGPHGGLGGGGGMAGVFGGGFGGGHGGGIAFGGSGPMPGGGGMGAFGHFGGPMTGGHGFGYAGIVGRPGM encoded by the exons ATGTCAATGCTATGTGTCTTTACACTGTGTGGAATCCTCGTTGGCCATGCAACAGGGCAAGGAAGGGGCACTAGTCGTACCGGAAGCAG TGACTATGTACCAGGCGAACTCAATCGTAATGATGGCAGGAGTTCTGGATCTTCTGACAGGGCACCGTCTTTCGCATCAGGATTCGACTCGTCCAGTTTTGATCGTCAACGACCCGACTCGAATGGATTTGGTGGACCTGTTTACACGAATAACGACCGCAATGACGGCGGAATGGGAGGTGGATTTGAGAACAGAGAAACTCTCAGAGGAAGCCCAAGTTTTGAGCGGGGACCTATTGGTGGATTTGGACCAGACTCAGGTTTAGGAGGTGGTATTGGTGTTGGTGGCAGTGGTGGAATGGGAGGTGGATTTGAACAAAGAGACACTTTCAGAAGCGGCCCAAGTTTTGACCGTGGACCAATTGGCGGATATGGACCAGACTCAGGTATTGGAGGTGGTACTGgcggtggtggaggaggaggaggaattGGTGGATTTGGAGGCCCCGGCTCATTTGGAGGAGCGGGCTCTGTTGGAGTAATGGGGCCATATAGCGGTTCTAGTCAGGGCATCGGTGGTGGACTTGGAGGAATTGGTGGCTTCGGTGGATCCGGCTCAATGCCCGGCATTGGAGGAGCAACGTCCGTTGGAGGAATGGGGCCATTTGGTGGTTCTGGTCCAGGCCTAGGTGGTGGACTAGGTGGAGAAATCGGTGGCTTTGGTGGACACGGTTCAATGCCCGGAGGGGATTTCGGAGGCATGGGTGGACCTGGATCCGTTGGAGGAATGGGGTCATTCAGTTCTTCTGGTCTAGGCGTTGGAGGAGGACTTGGTGGCGGAATCGGTGGACATGGTGCTATACCTGGAGGCTTAGGAGGAATGAGTGGACCCGGAGCTTTTGGAGGAATGGGGTCGTACAGTAGTTCTGGTCTAGGCGTTGGGGGAGGACTTGGTGGGGGAATTTCGGGCTTTGGTGGACATGGTGCTTTGTCTGGAGGATTAGGAGGAATGGGTGGACCTGGGTCAATTGGAGGAATGGGGCCATTCAGTAGTTCTGGTCTAGGCGTTGGAGGAGGATTTGGTGGGGGAAGTGCGGGCTTTGGTGGACATGGTGCTATGTCTGGAGGCTTAGGAGGAATGGGTGGACCCGGGGCTATTGGAGGAATGGGGCCATTCAGTAGTTCTGGTCTAGGCGTTGGAGGAGGATTTGGTGGGGGAACTGCGGGCTTTGGTGGACATGGTGCTATGCCTGGAGGCTTAGGAGGAATGGGTGGAATCGGGGCTTTTGGAGGAATGGGGCCATATAGTAGTTCTGGAGTTGGTTTCGGCGGATTAGGTACCATGCCCGGTAGTGGAAGTATGGGAGGAATGGGACCTCATGGTGGTTTAGGTGGAGGCGGAGGAATGGCGGGTGTCTTTGGTGGGGGTTTTGGAGGAGGTCACGGGGGAGGAATTGCTTTCGGGGGATCCGGGCCAATGCCCGGAGGCGGAGGTATGGGAGCTTTTGGTCACTTTGGTGGCCCGATGACAGGAGGGCATGGTTTTGGGTATGCAGGAATAGTAGGCCGTCCTGGAATGTAG